Proteins from a genomic interval of Rosa chinensis cultivar Old Blush chromosome 2, RchiOBHm-V2, whole genome shotgun sequence:
- the LOC112185426 gene encoding late embryogenesis abundant protein 7, giving the protein MASHQPSQNIGYQAGELSGQAQVKKDELQNKASDASQAVRDKASDASQAAQNKAGGASSTAQDIKEQASHLLQQTGEQVKSMAQGAADAVKNTLGMNNPNNPNNPSNNPSNPNNPSNLSHPSNPNNPRI; this is encoded by the exons atggCAAGCCACCAACCAAGTCAGAATATTGGATACCAGGCCGGCGAATTGAGCGGCCAAGCTCAG GTGAAGAAGGATGAGCTTCAGAACAAGGCATCAGATGCATCCCAGGCTGTAAGGGACAAGGCATCAGATGCATCTCAGGCTGCCCAAAACAAGGCAGGAGGTGCTTCTAGCACTGCCCAAGATATCAAGGAGCAAGCCTCCCACCTCCTTCAACAG ACAGGAGAGCAAGTGAAAAGCATGGCTCAGGGGGCAGCTGACGCAGTGAAGAACACTTTGGGAATGAATAACCCTAACAACCCAAACAATCCAAGCAACAATCCAAGCAATCCAAACAACCCTAGCAACCTTagccacccaagcaacccaaacAACCCAAGGATTTGA
- the LOC112184981 gene encoding late embryogenesis abundant protein 2, whose amino-acid sequence MESHGQRQSYRGQTQEKNRQNRSQDRDYDMTQEARRKAEEAEEAKNKTYETAQQAKEKTQSTMNQVKDKAEQEAEEARRNAQEAAEKTKETAQAGKEKTSGILQQTGETMKNVAQGAADAVRSTIGMAKNDDQDDPYYRETNTTTRTNTGTTGAPGTGNYPRNRNY is encoded by the exons ATGGAGTCTCACGGTCAGAGACAGAGCTACAGAGGCCAAACtcag GAAAAAAATAGGCAGAACAGGTCACAGGACAGGGACTACGACATGACCCAAGAGGCAAGGCGGAAGGCGGAGGAGGCGGAGGAGGCGAAGAACAAGACCTACGAGACCGCGCAACAAGCCAAGGAGAAAACACAGTCCACAATGAACCAGGTGAAGGACAAGGCGGAACAGGAGGCAGAGGAGGCAAGGCGGAACGCCCAAGAGGCGGCGGAAAAGACTAAAGAGACTGCCCAGGCCGGGAAGGAGAAGACGAGCGGGATTCTTCAGCAGACCGGAGAAACAATGAAGAACGTTGCACAAGGTGCGGCTGATGCTGTGAGGAGCACTATTGGGATGGCCAAGAACGATGACCAGGATGATCCTTATTATAGGGAGACTAATACCACTACTAGGACTAATACTGGGACTACAGGGGCACCTGGGACTGGGAATTACCCAAGGAATAGGAACTACTAG